In Deltaproteobacteria bacterium, a single window of DNA contains:
- a CDS encoding filamentous hemagglutinin N-terminal domain-containing protein, translating to MFKSRVFFTAAALFAAVLLMAPFIAHALPQDGSVTAGGATVSSSGSTMDITQSTQKAIINWGSFSIASGESVNFTQPTASSIALNRVIGADTSFLNGALNANGGVYLLNPNGIIIGNGASVNVSSFLASTMNISDDDFLSGNYNFSQANGSTVTSVVNNGLINASGGDVVLSAPSVTNTGVVSATLGKVFIGAGEQMVLTFSGDSIFGFVVDSATLGGASVDNSGTISANGGEVYITAKSAYNAVKSVVNNSGVIEANAIVNDGGVIRLTGDIITNSGTISANVADNGTAGSISVVANDTLTLASGSIVSAAGADVNSNGGSIYLYSYGNATAEGGQLIDISGGTVSGNGGSAEFSAAGNVAFAGTANGSAPGGSIGTFIIDPLTATVSGTFTLDTTIWAEDGIDITGNVILDTVTAGTPLTLTLLADHISGIAGQWDDGTGTPGTPTLGAITNAGFTITDSDGLGGNVSTVIMYSGDDGAGNAIGTAAAPVILDSIDVVQVFVNPLSTGGVYISSNTGFGVDTISNAAGFVRLIAPLGAITDTNGIGTMNVTAADLFFSTDTGINLDTNVTRINGENITSGDIIIRNTDTGGGLTVDAFYLALGLGWSIENTGGALTLTNNGTIDISLLSANGIHTDSGTITVTATGGTSDIITSSAASGSAFETETGSIDISVGQNITIGQAASFGDVLINIGAPGSFVSLVAGVTSAGGSVVIQGSSSVSAVGDVTVTAGTSGTVTISNGSTVVASGASGNMTVTADGGITLDGSINASGTMTIDSTGTVAEGATGAITASGLELRGVGGIYNLNAGTNNVTLLAADTGSLDFIDNIALTVDTVGALIGITVSGNLTLTADDMIFTSGAGTIQTTGVGALVLQPSTATTTIGLAGGVGGLNLDVVDLGQIQSGFTSITIGSATGSGIIVFGDGPGPEAGFTFNADTTIRNPVGGGISITDPISTGTFNLTLTSGGAVTETIDGGVTTNLLTVNAGAGITLALGTNDATSIKFTETSNSGISYSDTNGVTVSGITAGTGAVSITALGAVGQGLAAGEEILCGQLTINTSGALATAGITATNALNNATDIDLRSGVNGDIYYVDADSFNINTQVNAGTGFASLISGGDLILSATPAGVTAGSFEIGAMGNVTIGAAMTGLTSPTTITAGYGAGTGALTVNFDVSTVASTLTLNGDTVAVNAVVTAGTGTPSTLAINAATGISGSGSVVAATLTAQVTAAGNLTLNNVANNVSGTVNLQTFNGNISYADADAFTVGTITANGPGRNVTLNVNSAATVTQSGIITATGLELLGTTATYALHTQDNAITNLASNVDTLKFQDNTGFNIGAVNTVGVTAATLITLKSTGAVGQTSAINTPGLELLGTGGAYTFAGGNTVGTIAANTGSVKLSDTGGITIGTLNGTGAPTAGITTTGNTILINNGALTNTDKIVAAGLKVSNGAAAITLTNLLNNVSTLNLITTGADIAYTDANGFAIAAIDGSTFGIDTGNTTINNVTLLATGAVTQTNTTANDKIRANTLNIDTQNNGTISLVNTSNDVAALNLVTQNGATAYDIYYVDANSFNITTVDAGTGFASLISGGTLSITAPPAGVTAGSLEIGAMGAVSIDAAISTTMPTTYTAGYGAGTGALTVNFVIDTAASPLTLNGDGITINAAVTAGGGSTLTLNQTGTASITTGVGGSLTTTGILNVNVTGTTGGAVTLTGANDVGTLNITYRGGAVSFTDANGFVLGSTGIVNVTTPTVAAVQNVTLNVTNGSVTEPGTGVILAAGLDLLGGINATYTLGGANNITGNLTGSTGTVYFNDVTGGFGVGNLTASTLLTLKSTGMVTQVAGTIINTPRLELLGVGGAYNLDPVSTWNTVDTIAANTTSVKLKDSGGLTIDSLNGTGTPTNGITTVGDTILINDGTIDNTAQPIIAAGLKVDVTATPTQIILLGNTANNVTNINLLTSGGDITYVDADGVNIAALDSSTEGINTADAVSLVSITAKGDVTQSSATGTGEIIGGTLTVVTTGAAVGGKIDLSTEINNTATIDLTSVSGQPISYKDADDFTITGLSAGTGLVTLYYGQTTPTGAVLDGAAFTLGGSLMVFATGDVTQSSAITLPSGTGVLTVDTTGAGAGTGAITLDSFANEAYAINLVSANDTAIAYKDSTALVINGLNSGLGTSTISMQGIGGALTQAAVITADTLVIDMSAIPAGNGQIQLGGQANAVNAIDFNSNDSTVAFQAAGALTIAALDAGTKAATITAGAGVTHGSAINTTGLLTVNATGVIQLDSFANTVGSVSLSSGGSNIFFWDADGVIVGGTGINSGGASTTLTVAGPVSQGGTSPIIANALTVDTTTGAATTSTIGLATANNNAASVALKSNASAISYKDADAVQIALLDSGTASSSVTAAGTVTQSAAPVVAGLLSVSTTAGGAINLTTAANTAGSINFSTVNSAIAYDAATSVVIAGISSGTGAAIITTNGDVTQSGTIVGGALTVDTTGALAGGAITLGSANDAASISLTSANNSNVTFVDANNIVVTGIAAGTGVVSVTAAGEINGTGTLTGSSVALTAASIGLNSASTVDPVAYNMATTPTIDAPLLTLTITGGGVTGAGEQWGGFMNHTAALVSNLDVTVNSSVFVMVGAWKLPLFLALTAGGTLSGYSAASGGVMLASSTNAAASDAVSNAAYFAPETYMYGDYEPDVTGAGASSPECMSLKKGKTRKIAYCVSASK from the coding sequence ATGTTCAAATCAAGAGTATTTTTTACGGCTGCCGCGTTATTTGCCGCGGTCTTGCTTATGGCGCCTTTTATAGCACATGCCTTGCCGCAAGACGGCAGCGTTACCGCCGGAGGGGCTACGGTAAGTTCATCTGGCTCCACGATGGACATAACGCAGTCGACCCAGAAGGCGATAATCAACTGGGGCTCTTTCAGCATAGCTTCCGGCGAGAGCGTGAACTTTACTCAGCCGACGGCGTCGTCCATAGCGCTAAACAGGGTTATCGGCGCGGACACTTCATTTTTAAACGGCGCTCTTAATGCCAATGGAGGAGTGTATCTTTTAAACCCAAACGGCATCATCATCGGCAACGGTGCTTCCGTGAACGTGAGTTCGTTTCTTGCGAGCACGATGAATATTTCAGACGATGACTTTCTTTCGGGTAATTACAATTTTTCACAGGCAAACGGCTCTACCGTTACCTCTGTTGTAAATAACGGCCTTATAAATGCCTCCGGCGGCGACGTGGTGCTTAGCGCCCCGAGTGTAACAAATACCGGCGTTGTAAGCGCTACCCTTGGCAAGGTCTTTATCGGCGCGGGCGAGCAGATGGTGCTCACCTTTAGCGGCGATTCTATCTTTGGTTTTGTGGTCGATTCTGCTACCCTTGGCGGCGCTTCTGTCGATAACAGCGGCACAATCAGCGCAAATGGCGGCGAGGTCTATATCACGGCAAAGTCCGCGTACAATGCGGTAAAGTCCGTTGTCAACAACTCTGGCGTTATCGAGGCCAATGCAATCGTCAATGACGGTGGGGTTATAAGGTTAACGGGCGATATTATAACGAACTCCGGCACCATATCGGCCAATGTCGCAGATAACGGCACCGCGGGAAGTATATCCGTTGTAGCAAACGATACGCTAACCCTTGCCTCCGGAAGCATTGTATCTGCCGCAGGCGCGGACGTTAATTCGAATGGCGGAAGTATCTATCTTTATTCATACGGCAACGCGACTGCAGAGGGCGGACAGCTTATAGATATCTCGGGCGGCACGGTCTCCGGTAACGGCGGTAGTGCAGAGTTTAGCGCCGCTGGTAACGTGGCCTTCGCAGGCACTGCCAACGGCTCGGCCCCCGGCGGTTCAATCGGCACGTTCATTATAGACCCGCTTACTGCCACCGTATCCGGCACTTTTACTCTCGATACCACAATATGGGCTGAGGACGGCATAGATATAACCGGCAATGTCATACTTGACACAGTTACCGCCGGTACGCCACTTACCCTTACGCTTCTTGCCGACCATATAAGCGGCATTGCCGGTCAGTGGGATGACGGCACAGGCACTCCCGGCACCCCGACGCTTGGCGCGATAACCAATGCAGGTTTTACCATAACCGATTCGGATGGACTTGGCGGCAATGTCTCGACCGTTATAATGTATAGCGGAGATGACGGCGCGGGCAATGCCATAGGCACGGCAGCGGCCCCGGTAATTCTGGATAGTATTGATGTTGTGCAGGTGTTTGTTAATCCTTTGAGCACGGGAGGCGTTTACATATCGAGCAATACCGGCTTCGGGGTGGATACCATATCGAACGCCGCCGGGTTTGTAAGATTGATAGCGCCGCTTGGCGCTATCACGGATACTAACGGTATTGGCACGATGAACGTGACTGCTGCGGATCTCTTCTTTAGCACTGACACAGGCATTAATCTCGATACGAATGTTACAAGAATAAACGGCGAGAATATTACGTCAGGCGATATTATTATCCGTAATACCGATACAGGCGGCGGCCTGACGGTGGACGCGTTTTATCTGGCGCTTGGCCTGGGATGGAGTATCGAGAATACCGGCGGCGCTCTGACGCTTACGAATAACGGCACCATCGATATCTCGCTCTTGAGCGCGAACGGCATTCATACCGACAGCGGAACGATAACTGTCACGGCCACCGGTGGCACTTCCGATATCATTACAAGCTCTGCGGCATCCGGATCGGCTTTTGAGACCGAAACAGGCAGCATAGATATAAGCGTCGGACAAAACATAACTATTGGGCAGGCGGCGTCTTTTGGCGATGTACTGATAAATATCGGCGCCCCCGGGTCGTTTGTAAGCCTTGTTGCAGGCGTGACCTCTGCCGGCGGCAGTGTTGTCATCCAGGGCTCCTCGAGTGTTTCTGCCGTAGGGGATGTGACTGTTACGGCAGGGACTTCCGGTACCGTTACCATAAGTAACGGCTCTACGGTCGTCGCAAGCGGCGCTTCGGGCAACATGACCGTAACCGCTGACGGAGGCATTACGCTTGACGGCAGTATAAACGCTTCGGGGACCATGACGATCGACAGCACCGGCACTGTGGCCGAGGGCGCCACCGGCGCCATAACCGCCTCGGGGCTCGAGCTTCGCGGAGTAGGCGGCATATACAACCTTAACGCCGGCACCAATAACGTTACTCTTCTTGCAGCAGACACCGGCTCGTTGGATTTTATAGATAATATTGCGCTTACGGTCGACACCGTCGGCGCTTTGATAGGCATAACCGTTTCCGGCAATCTTACGCTTACTGCCGACGACATGATATTTACGTCAGGAGCCGGTACAATACAGACGACCGGCGTGGGCGCGCTTGTGCTGCAGCCAAGCACAGCAACAACCACCATAGGGCTTGCCGGAGGAGTTGGCGGGCTTAACCTCGATGTCGTTGATCTTGGTCAGATACAGAGCGGGTTCACGTCCATTACAATAGGCAGCGCCACGGGAAGCGGAATCATAGTCTTCGGTGACGGCCCTGGCCCTGAGGCAGGATTTACATTCAATGCCGATACCACAATAAGGAACCCTGTTGGCGGCGGCATATCCATAACCGACCCGATAAGCACAGGCACTTTCAATCTTACGCTTACCTCCGGCGGCGCGGTGACAGAGACCATAGACGGCGGCGTAACGACAAATCTCCTTACAGTCAATGCAGGCGCAGGCATCACACTTGCTCTTGGGACAAACGACGCAACCAGTATAAAATTTACCGAGACCTCGAATAGCGGCATAAGCTATTCGGATACGAACGGAGTTACGGTATCCGGTATAACCGCCGGCACAGGCGCCGTGTCCATTACCGCCCTTGGCGCGGTAGGGCAGGGACTTGCCGCCGGTGAAGAAATACTTTGTGGACAGCTCACAATCAATACAAGCGGCGCGCTGGCGACCGCCGGTATAACGGCAACCAACGCCCTTAACAATGCAACGGATATAGATTTAAGGAGCGGAGTTAACGGCGATATCTATTATGTGGACGCCGACAGCTTCAATATAAATACCCAGGTAAATGCCGGAACCGGGTTCGCGAGCCTTATCTCCGGCGGAGACCTTATACTATCCGCAACCCCGGCAGGCGTGACGGCAGGTTCCTTTGAGATAGGGGCAATGGGCAATGTTACCATAGGCGCGGCAATGACCGGGCTTACTTCGCCTACAACCATTACGGCAGGTTACGGTGCGGGCACGGGCGCGCTTACGGTAAACTTCGATGTCAGCACAGTGGCTTCTACGCTTACGCTAAATGGCGATACCGTTGCCGTAAACGCCGTTGTCACGGCAGGCACCGGAACGCCGTCAACACTTGCCATAAACGCCGCAACAGGCATAAGCGGCTCGGGCAGCGTTGTTGCCGCGACCCTTACCGCGCAGGTTACTGCCGCAGGCAATCTGACGTTAAATAATGTGGCTAACAATGTATCCGGCACAGTGAACCTTCAGACTTTTAACGGCAATATTTCATATGCCGATGCCGATGCATTCACAGTCGGCACGATAACTGCAAACGGCCCAGGAAGGAACGTGACGTTAAACGTCAACTCCGCGGCCACTGTTACCCAGAGCGGCATAATAACGGCTACGGGGCTCGAACTCCTTGGTACTACGGCCACGTATGCGCTTCATACGCAGGATAACGCCATAACGAACCTGGCCTCGAATGTAGATACTCTTAAGTTCCAGGACAATACCGGCTTTAATATCGGAGCCGTAAACACAGTAGGCGTGACTGCGGCAACGCTTATTACGCTAAAGAGCACAGGAGCGGTAGGGCAGACAAGCGCGATAAATACTCCTGGGCTCGAACTGCTTGGCACGGGCGGGGCGTATACTTTTGCAGGCGGCAATACAGTTGGCACGATAGCGGCAAATACCGGCTCTGTGAAGCTTAGCGATACCGGCGGTATTACCATCGGCACCCTTAACGGCACCGGCGCGCCTACGGCAGGTATAACGACTACAGGCAATACCATACTTATCAATAACGGCGCATTAACGAATACCGATAAAATAGTTGCCGCAGGGCTTAAGGTCTCAAATGGCGCAGCAGCCATTACACTTACGAATCTGTTAAACAACGTTTCTACGCTAAACCTTATCACAACGGGCGCGGATATCGCCTATACCGACGCAAACGGGTTTGCAATAGCCGCCATTGACGGCTCTACCTTTGGTATCGATACCGGCAACACGACGATCAACAACGTGACGCTTCTTGCAACCGGCGCGGTTACGCAGACAAACACGACTGCTAATGACAAGATACGCGCAAATACGCTTAATATAGATACGCAAAACAACGGGACAATATCGCTCGTTAACACATCAAACGATGTCGCGGCGTTGAACCTTGTCACGCAAAACGGCGCCACGGCGTATGATATCTATTATGTCGACGCCAATAGCTTTAATATCACGACTGTCGATGCCGGCACCGGGTTCGCGAGCCTTATCTCCGGCGGCACCCTTAGCATAACTGCCCCGCCCGCAGGCGTAACGGCAGGCTCCCTTGAGATAGGGGCAATGGGCGCTGTCAGCATAGACGCCGCTATCAGCACTACCATGCCGACTACCTATACGGCAGGTTACGGCGCAGGCACCGGGGCGCTGACAGTGAACTTCGTCATAGATACCGCGGCCTCCCCGCTTACGCTAAACGGCGACGGCATAACCATAAACGCCGCTGTTACCGCAGGCGGCGGCAGTACGCTTACTCTTAACCAGACAGGAACGGCCTCCATAACCACCGGGGTCGGAGGTTCGCTTACGACGACCGGCATATTGAATGTCAATGTTACCGGAACGACCGGAGGCGCCGTTACACTTACCGGCGCAAACGACGTAGGCACTCTCAATATAACCTACAGGGGCGGGGCTGTATCGTTTACAGACGCAAACGGTTTTGTCCTCGGCTCTACCGGTATAGTTAACGTAACAACCCCGACTGTTGCAGCTGTGCAAAACGTCACTCTCAATGTTACAAACGGCTCGGTCACCGAACCAGGTACCGGAGTGATACTGGCCGCCGGACTGGATCTCCTTGGTGGTATTAACGCGACATACACGCTTGGTGGCGCCAATAACATAACAGGGAACCTGACGGGCAGCACCGGCACCGTGTACTTTAACGACGTAACAGGAGGCTTTGGCGTTGGCAATCTTACGGCCTCTACGCTCCTTACCTTAAAGAGCACAGGCATGGTAACCCAGGTAGCGGGCACCATTATAAACACGCCGAGGCTTGAGCTTCTTGGGGTGGGAGGGGCGTATAATCTCGACCCTGTGAGCACCTGGAACACGGTAGACACCATAGCGGCAAATACAACGTCTGTAAAGCTCAAGGATTCGGGCGGCTTGACCATAGACAGCCTTAACGGCACGGGCACGCCGACAAACGGAATAACAACTGTAGGCGATACGATACTTATAAACGACGGTACCATCGATAACACTGCGCAGCCGATAATTGCCGCAGGGCTAAAGGTGGATGTAACAGCGACGCCGACACAGATAATACTTCTTGGCAATACGGCAAACAACGTGACGAACATTAATCTTCTTACCAGCGGCGGCGATATAACCTATGTCGACGCGGACGGCGTAAATATCGCGGCCTTAGACAGCTCGACCGAGGGCATAAACACTGCCGATGCCGTAAGCCTTGTTAGCATAACGGCAAAGGGCGATGTTACGCAAAGCAGCGCCACCGGCACCGGCGAGATCATCGGCGGCACGCTCACTGTCGTTACGACAGGCGCAGCGGTAGGCGGCAAGATAGACCTCTCAACCGAGATTAACAATACGGCGACTATAGACCTTACAAGTGTCAGCGGCCAGCCGATATCGTATAAGGATGCCGATGATTTTACGATAACAGGCCTTAGCGCAGGCACAGGGCTTGTCACTCTTTACTACGGACAGACAACGCCGACAGGAGCGGTGCTTGACGGCGCGGCATTTACGCTTGGCGGAAGCCTTATGGTATTTGCCACAGGTGATGTTACGCAAAGTAGCGCCATAACGCTGCCATCCGGAACCGGAGTCCTGACTGTCGACACCACCGGAGCAGGGGCAGGCACAGGGGCTATAACGCTCGATAGCTTTGCCAACGAGGCCTATGCCATAAACCTCGTAAGCGCAAACGATACGGCTATTGCTTATAAGGATTCGACAGCGCTAGTTATAAACGGCCTTAACAGCGGTTTGGGAACCTCTACTATCTCCATGCAGGGTATAGGCGGTGCGCTAACGCAGGCTGCGGTGATTACGGCCGATACCCTTGTAATCGATATGAGCGCCATTCCGGCAGGCAACGGGCAGATACAGCTTGGAGGCCAGGCCAATGCCGTCAATGCAATAGATTTTAACAGCAATGATTCAACTGTTGCGTTCCAGGCGGCAGGGGCCCTTACAATAGCCGCGCTTGATGCGGGCACAAAGGCCGCGACCATAACGGCAGGGGCCGGTGTAACACATGGCTCGGCCATAAACACGACCGGGCTTCTAACTGTAAACGCGACAGGCGTCATACAGCTCGACAGTTTTGCAAACACAGTCGGCTCGGTTAGCCTCTCAAGCGGCGGCTCGAACATATTCTTCTGGGATGCCGACGGTGTTATAGTCGGAGGCACCGGTATAAACTCCGGAGGCGCCTCTACAACGCTCACGGTCGCCGGCCCTGTAAGCCAGGGAGGCACTTCGCCGATAATCGCTAATGCGCTTACTGTCGATACGACAACCGGCGCGGCCACTACGAGCACCATAGGCCTCGCAACGGCCAATAACAATGCGGCCTCAGTGGCTTTAAAGAGCAACGCTTCTGCCATATCGTATAAGGATGCCGATGCCGTGCAGATAGCGCTTCTGGATTCGGGCACGGCGAGTTCTTCTGTAACTGCCGCAGGCACGGTTACGCAGAGTGCGGCGCCGGTAGTTGCCGGGCTTCTCAGTGTAAGCACCACGGCAGGCGGCGCCATAAACCTTACTACCGCAGCCAACACGGCAGGTTCGATAAATTTTAGTACCGTTAATTCTGCGATCGCTTATGATGCCGCTACTTCTGTTGTAATAGCAGGGATAAGCTCCGGCACAGGGGCCGCAATCATAACTACGAACGGCGATGTCACGCAAAGCGGAACTATCGTTGGCGGCGCGCTAACCGTTGATACAACCGGCGCTCTTGCCGGGGGAGCTATAACGCTTGGCTCGGCAAACGACGCGGCGAGCATAAGCCTTACGAGCGCCAATAACTCGAACGTGACCTTTGTTGACGCTAACAATATAGTCGTAACAGGCATAGCCGCAGGCACAGGTGTTGTAAGCGTTACTGCCGCAGGCGAGATAAACGGCACAGGCACTCTAACGGGTTCTTCGGTGGCGCTGACTGCCGCTTCCATAGGCCTTAACTCTGCCAGCACCGTTGATCCGGTTGCTTATAATATGGCGACTACGCCAACAATCGACGCGCCGCTTCTTACCCTGACAATAACCGGCGGCGGCGTAACGGGCGCCGGAGAGCAGTGGGGCGGATTTATGAACCATACGGCCGCGCTGGTAAGCAATCTCGATGTCACTGTTAATTCGAGCGTGTTCGTGATGGTCGGCGCGTGGAAGTTGCCGCTCTTCCTGGCCCTTACGGCAGGTGGAACTTTATCCGGATACAGCGCCGCAAGCGGCGGTGTAATGCTGGCTTCCAGCACCAATGCCGCTGCCTCAGATGCCGTAAGCAATGCGGCGTACTTCGCTCCGGAGACCTATATGTACGGCGATTACGAGCCTGATGTTACAGGGGCAGGGGCCTCGTCGCCCGAGTGCATGAGCCTTAAGAAGGGAAAGACGAGAAAGATAGCATACTGCGTGTCTGCCTCGAAGTAA
- a CDS encoding response regulator, producing the protein MTKKKILIVDDEEGIRLLFKEELEEDGYSTVLASTGEEALEQLTGGSFDLVLLDIKMPGMDGVEVLRRVKEQWKALPVILCTAYPHYKQDFGTWASDAYVVKSSDLKELKEKVREVLGK; encoded by the coding sequence ATGACAAAAAAGAAAATACTCATAGTCGACGACGAGGAAGGCATCAGGCTTCTCTTTAAGGAAGAGCTCGAGGAGGACGGATACTCTACTGTATTGGCCTCCACGGGCGAAGAGGCCCTTGAGCAGCTTACGGGCGGCTCCTTCGACCTCGTGCTCCTTGACATCAAGATGCCCGGGATGGACGGCGTTGAGGTGCTAAGAAGGGTTAAAGAGCAATGGAAGGCCCTTCCGGTAATCCTTTGCACGGCCTACCCGCACTATAAGCAGGACTTCGGCACATGGGCCTCGGACGCGTACGTGGTAAAGTCATCGGACTTAAAAGAGCTGAAAGAAAAGGTCCGGGAAGTCCTTGGCAAGTAA
- a CDS encoding ATP-binding protein: protein MGYDVLEEVINLTDENSAVSRRLKKVARLIASRFGCDDCAIYRLEARAKELTLAAFSGRRSAFRETYEHGEGVAWKAVSSKKQVSAAAKSSNGKKGGLSVLAVPLTDDIYVYGALYIKSSKARTGLKTEDKKLLTVIARQIAYMLKCDLTLTKLKRLYDERRELNLRLSQAEKLMTIGELSATLAHEIKTPLVNIGGFSARLDKKIEQGSPLRKYVEHITTSVKRLEGIIDDILAFTEEKGLKFEPMDVNDAATAAAALFTGAMAKCSIGLEMNLSQNPVTVMADPNQLKIAFDNLIANAVQSMSDKGGRLYITTRNENNWGVFEITDSGGGIDPLKMSNIFNPFFTTKESGTGLGLTITEKIVTRHRGKIEVRNDFGTGMTFTIKIQKAPKGKLTKN from the coding sequence ATGGGATACGACGTACTTGAAGAAGTAATAAACCTTACCGACGAGAACAGCGCCGTATCCAGGCGTTTGAAGAAAGTAGCGAGGCTCATTGCCTCGCGTTTTGGCTGCGACGACTGCGCCATATACAGGCTGGAGGCCCGCGCAAAGGAGCTTACCCTTGCCGCCTTCTCTGGCAGAAGAAGCGCATTTAGAGAAACCTACGAGCACGGCGAAGGGGTAGCGTGGAAGGCCGTAAGCTCGAAAAAACAGGTATCGGCCGCCGCAAAGAGCAGTAACGGCAAAAAAGGCGGGCTAAGCGTCCTGGCAGTGCCGCTAACCGACGATATCTACGTCTACGGCGCCCTATACATAAAAAGCTCCAAAGCGCGGACAGGCCTCAAGACAGAGGATAAAAAGCTCCTTACCGTAATAGCGCGCCAGATAGCCTACATGCTAAAATGCGATCTGACGCTTACGAAACTTAAACGGCTCTATGACGAAAGACGGGAGCTTAACTTGAGGCTCTCACAGGCCGAAAAGCTCATGACCATAGGAGAACTTTCGGCAACCCTTGCGCACGAGATAAAAACCCCGCTCGTCAATATCGGCGGTTTTTCGGCAAGGCTGGACAAAAAAATAGAACAGGGCTCGCCTCTTAGAAAGTACGTCGAGCACATTACGACATCAGTAAAGAGGCTCGAAGGCATCATCGACGATATCCTCGCCTTTACCGAGGAAAAGGGCCTTAAATTCGAACCAATGGACGTAAACGACGCGGCAACGGCAGCGGCCGCGCTTTTTACCGGCGCCATGGCAAAATGCTCGATAGGGCTCGAGATGAACCTCTCTCAAAACCCTGTTACGGTGATGGCAGACCCTAACCAGCTGAAAATCGCCTTTGACAACCTGATTGCCAACGCGGTGCAGTCGATGAGCGATAAGGGCGGTCGGCTCTATATAACGACCAGAAATGAAAACAACTGGGGCGTGTTCGAGATAACGGACTCGGGCGGCGGCATAGACCCGCTAAAGATGTCGAACATATTCAACCCGTTCTTCACAACCAAGGAAAGCGGCACAGGGCTTGGCCTCACCATAACCGAGAAGATAGTCACAAGGCACAGGGGCAAAATAGAGGTTCGAAACGACTTTGGAACAGGCATGACCTTTACGATAAAGATACAAAAAGCCCCAAAAGGAAAATTAACGAAAAATTAG